One region of Trichosurus vulpecula isolate mTriVul1 chromosome 1, mTriVul1.pri, whole genome shotgun sequence genomic DNA includes:
- the LOC118851245 gene encoding occludin isoform X1, whose translation MMYEKRSYTGYGHPSSRYDYPPPSGPPGSFYLADVPPQHFYQWRSPPGIVRILQGIVVILCLVIFACVASTLAWDYYGSGSGLLGYGGGLGSYYNGYYGGYYGGYYGGLTNPRAANGFMIAMAVLCFLVTLGLVIAGLSKASGARSRRFYLLVAVLNGLLAFVMLIASIVYVVGVNPRAGLGSSSGSLYYNQMLMLCNQMMSSVSGGIMNQYLYHYCMVDPQEAVAIVCGFLTVVLLCVICYFAQKTRHKIWKYGKPNIFWDKPLATAEGPNVEEWGCQNLNPGLSMDPRPALSRLLPRCLHREKVKNVSGDAGTQDETATLAYSEKPISPLTSAFLPAQENGYGHSTPSSPSAPPPEGTSPPEEKDKGSVSRPPVRRGHRQRPRPTGLEDAQYETDYTTAAESSEEQDRDDWASLYPPITSDAIRQTYKAEFNSDLQRYKALCAEMDDTSAQLRQLSHELDCLPEGSLRYQGVAEEYNRLKDLKRSPEYQSKKLETQSLRDKLCHIKRMVGAYDQVRN comes from the exons ATGATGTATGAGAAAAGGTCTTATACAGGCTATGGCCACCCCAGTTCCCGCTATGACTACCCACCTCCCTCGGGCCCTCCTGGCTCCTTCTACCTGGCAGATGTCCCTCCCCAGCATTTCTACCAGTGGCGGTCTCCTCCAGGTATTGTTCGCATCCTGCAGGGAATTGTGGTCATCCTGTGTTTGGTTATTTTTGCCTGTGTGGCCTCCACCTTAGCCTGGGACTACTATGGCAGTGGCAGCGGCCTCCTGGGTTATGGGGGTGGCCTGGGAAGCTACTACAATGGCTACTATGGTGGCTACTATGGCGGCTATTATGGCGGCCTGACCAACCCACGGGCAGCCAATGGCTTTATGATTGCTATGGCCGTGCTCTGCTTCCTGGTGACCCTGGGGCTGGTCATAGCTGGTCTGTCCAAAGCATCAGGTGCCCGCTCCCGCCGCTTCTACCTGCTGGTCGCTGTACTCAATGGCCTGCTGGCCTTCGTGATGCTCATCGCCTCCATTGTTTACGTCGTTGGGGTGAACCCCCGGGCAGGGCTGGGGTCCAGCTCTGGGAGTCTCTACTACAACCAGATGTTGATGCTCTGCAACCAAATGATGTCGTCAGTGTCAGGGGGAATTATGAACCAGTACCTCTACCACTACTGCATGGTGGACCCCCAAGAG gctGTGGCCATCGTCTGTGGCTTCCTCACCGTTGTCCTCCTTTGTGTCATCTGTTACTTCGCTCAGAAGACCCGTCACAAGATCTGGAAGTATGGGAAGCCCAACATCTTCTGGGACAAGCCCCTGGCTACAGCAGAGGGTCCCAATGTGGAGGAGTGG ggatgTCAGAACTTGAATCCGGGTCTTTCGATGgatccaagaccagctctctctcGGTTATTGCCACGCTGCCTCCATAGAGAAAAG GTGAAGAATGTATCTGGTGATGCTGGCACTCAGGATGAGACTGCCACATTGGCATACTCAGAGAAGCCCATCAGCCCCCTGACCAGTGCTTTCCTGCCAGCCCAGGAGAATGGCTATGGCCACTCAACCCCTTCCAGCCCCAG CGCCCCGCCTCCTGAAGGGACCAGTCCtccagaagaaaaagacaaaggatCTGTGAGTCGGCCCCCTGTGAGGCGTGGCCATCGCCAAAGACCACGTCCAACAGGCCTGGAAGATGCACAATATGAGACAGATTATACCACAGCAGCAGAATCCAGTGAAGAGCAGGACCGGGATGACTGGGCCAG CCTCTACCCACCTATCACCTCGGATGCCATCCGCCAGACCTACAAGGCAGAGTTCAACAGTGACCTTCAGCGGTACAAAGCCCTGTGTGCTGAGATGGATGACACTAGTGCCCAGCTCAGGCAGCTCAGTCACGAGCTGGACTGCCTCCCGGAAGGCAGCTTGCGCTACCAG GGTGTTGCGGAGGAATACAACCGGCTGAAGGACTTGAAGAGG AGTCCAGAATACCAAAGCAAGAAACTGGAGACCCAGAGCCTTCGAGACAAACTTTGCCATATCAAGCGCATGGTTGGTGCCTATGACCAGGTCCGAAACTAA
- the LOC118851245 gene encoding occludin isoform X2 translates to MMYEKRSYTGYGHPSSRYDYPPPSGPPGSFYLADVPPQHFYQWRSPPGIVRILQGIVVILCLVIFACVASTLAWDYYGSGSGLLGYGGGLGSYYNGYYGGYYGGYYGGLTNPRAANGFMIAMAVLCFLVTLGLVIAGLSKASGARSRRFYLLVAVLNGLLAFVMLIASIVYVVGVNPRAGLGSSSGSLYYNQMLMLCNQMMSSVSGGIMNQYLYHYCMVDPQEAVAIVCGFLTVVLLCVICYFAQKTRHKIWKYGKPNIFWDKPLATAEGPNVEEWVKNVSGDAGTQDETATLAYSEKPISPLTSAFLPAQENGYGHSTPSSPSAPPPEGTSPPEEKDKGSVSRPPVRRGHRQRPRPTGLEDAQYETDYTTAAESSEEQDRDDWASLYPPITSDAIRQTYKAEFNSDLQRYKALCAEMDDTSAQLRQLSHELDCLPEGSLRYQGVAEEYNRLKDLKRSPEYQSKKLETQSLRDKLCHIKRMVGAYDQVRN, encoded by the exons ATGATGTATGAGAAAAGGTCTTATACAGGCTATGGCCACCCCAGTTCCCGCTATGACTACCCACCTCCCTCGGGCCCTCCTGGCTCCTTCTACCTGGCAGATGTCCCTCCCCAGCATTTCTACCAGTGGCGGTCTCCTCCAGGTATTGTTCGCATCCTGCAGGGAATTGTGGTCATCCTGTGTTTGGTTATTTTTGCCTGTGTGGCCTCCACCTTAGCCTGGGACTACTATGGCAGTGGCAGCGGCCTCCTGGGTTATGGGGGTGGCCTGGGAAGCTACTACAATGGCTACTATGGTGGCTACTATGGCGGCTATTATGGCGGCCTGACCAACCCACGGGCAGCCAATGGCTTTATGATTGCTATGGCCGTGCTCTGCTTCCTGGTGACCCTGGGGCTGGTCATAGCTGGTCTGTCCAAAGCATCAGGTGCCCGCTCCCGCCGCTTCTACCTGCTGGTCGCTGTACTCAATGGCCTGCTGGCCTTCGTGATGCTCATCGCCTCCATTGTTTACGTCGTTGGGGTGAACCCCCGGGCAGGGCTGGGGTCCAGCTCTGGGAGTCTCTACTACAACCAGATGTTGATGCTCTGCAACCAAATGATGTCGTCAGTGTCAGGGGGAATTATGAACCAGTACCTCTACCACTACTGCATGGTGGACCCCCAAGAG gctGTGGCCATCGTCTGTGGCTTCCTCACCGTTGTCCTCCTTTGTGTCATCTGTTACTTCGCTCAGAAGACCCGTCACAAGATCTGGAAGTATGGGAAGCCCAACATCTTCTGGGACAAGCCCCTGGCTACAGCAGAGGGTCCCAATGTGGAGGAGTGG GTGAAGAATGTATCTGGTGATGCTGGCACTCAGGATGAGACTGCCACATTGGCATACTCAGAGAAGCCCATCAGCCCCCTGACCAGTGCTTTCCTGCCAGCCCAGGAGAATGGCTATGGCCACTCAACCCCTTCCAGCCCCAG CGCCCCGCCTCCTGAAGGGACCAGTCCtccagaagaaaaagacaaaggatCTGTGAGTCGGCCCCCTGTGAGGCGTGGCCATCGCCAAAGACCACGTCCAACAGGCCTGGAAGATGCACAATATGAGACAGATTATACCACAGCAGCAGAATCCAGTGAAGAGCAGGACCGGGATGACTGGGCCAG CCTCTACCCACCTATCACCTCGGATGCCATCCGCCAGACCTACAAGGCAGAGTTCAACAGTGACCTTCAGCGGTACAAAGCCCTGTGTGCTGAGATGGATGACACTAGTGCCCAGCTCAGGCAGCTCAGTCACGAGCTGGACTGCCTCCCGGAAGGCAGCTTGCGCTACCAG GGTGTTGCGGAGGAATACAACCGGCTGAAGGACTTGAAGAGG AGTCCAGAATACCAAAGCAAGAAACTGGAGACCCAGAGCCTTCGAGACAAACTTTGCCATATCAAGCGCATGGTTGGTGCCTATGACCAGGTCCGAAACTAA